In Mucilaginibacter boryungensis, a single window of DNA contains:
- a CDS encoding PA0069 family radical SAM protein encodes MAHEDNPEFFKGRGAQVNTHNKFLKNKYVQDHVEGIDEPFMENSCTQIFEETPKKIVSESKSPDLGNMHSINPYQGCEHGCIYCYARNSHEYYGFNAGLDFERKIIVKRNAPQLLEEYFNKKNYQPVTILLSGNTDCYQPIERKLEITRRMLEVFLRYRNPVAFITKNNLILRDLDIITQLAALNLVSVNVSLNSLNEQLRQKLEPRTVTATGRLNVIQKLSENNVPVRVMVAPIIPGLNSNEIPAIIKAAADRGAKGAGFTIVRLNGSIAEIFSDWVHKAFPDRAEKVLNMIRACHEGSLNDSNFGRRMSGDGQVAQSIHQLFHMACNRFLQGREMPHLDHTLFVPKNGRQTSLF; translated from the coding sequence ATGGCACATGAGGATAATCCCGAGTTTTTTAAGGGTCGGGGGGCGCAGGTTAATACCCACAATAAGTTTTTAAAAAATAAGTATGTACAGGATCATGTTGAGGGGATCGATGAGCCTTTCATGGAAAACAGCTGTACCCAAATATTCGAGGAAACCCCAAAAAAGATCGTCAGCGAAAGCAAAAGCCCCGACCTGGGCAATATGCATTCCATTAATCCCTACCAGGGGTGCGAGCATGGCTGTATCTATTGCTATGCCCGCAACAGTCATGAATACTATGGCTTTAACGCTGGCTTAGATTTTGAACGAAAGATCATTGTAAAGCGCAATGCCCCCCAACTGCTTGAAGAATACTTTAATAAGAAGAATTATCAGCCGGTAACTATCCTTTTATCCGGAAATACCGATTGCTATCAGCCCATTGAGCGCAAGCTTGAAATTACCCGCCGCATGCTGGAGGTGTTTTTGAGATACCGTAACCCCGTGGCCTTTATCACCAAAAACAACCTGATACTGCGCGACCTGGATATTATTACCCAATTGGCCGCATTAAACCTGGTGAGCGTTAATGTATCGCTTAATTCCCTTAACGAACAACTTCGCCAAAAACTGGAGCCTCGTACGGTTACCGCTACAGGCAGGTTAAATGTGATCCAAAAACTTTCGGAAAACAATGTCCCGGTACGGGTAATGGTGGCCCCCATCATTCCGGGTTTAAACAGTAACGAGATACCGGCTATTATTAAAGCTGCAGCCGATAGGGGCGCAAAAGGCGCGGGATTTACCATTGTGCGCCTTAACGGCAGCATCGCCGAAATTTTCAGCGATTGGGTACATAAGGCTTTCCCCGACAGGGCAGAAAAGGTATTGAATATGATAAGGGCATGCCACGAAGGTAGCTTGAACGACAGCAATTTTGGCCGCAGGATGAGCGGCGACGGCCAAGTAGCACAATCTATCCATCAGTTGTTCCATATGGCCTGTAACCGCTTTTTGCAGGGTCGGGAGATGCCGCATTTAGACCATACCCTGTTCGTGCCTAAAAATGGGAGGCAGACGAGTTTGTTTTGA
- a CDS encoding sensor histidine kinase, whose amino-acid sequence MLQADQDYILIIVAGTIMLLLLGIFIISFLFFYQKKRTIHITEQEQLKSAFSQEILTTQIEVQEQTLNYISQELHDNIGQVLSFVKLNLGTTTMLTEEKKQRKIDESRDLLAQAISDLRDLSKSLSFQQIKQFGLVRAMLIEIERVNKSGLIKITMEVTGDAFSLGEQRELVLFRIFQEALNNALKYSHAINLVIQLNFSAHLFALRIADDGIGFSPDMSGDKNGSGLKNMESRAALIGARATLESSPGQGCIINITLDPFKQLNIDGTHSNSTV is encoded by the coding sequence ATGTTACAGGCGGACCAGGACTATATCCTCATCATCGTAGCTGGCACAATTATGCTGCTATTGCTGGGGATATTTATCATCAGCTTTTTATTTTTTTATCAAAAAAAGCGCACCATACATATAACCGAGCAGGAACAATTAAAGTCGGCATTTAGCCAGGAAATATTAACTACCCAAATAGAAGTTCAGGAACAAACCCTGAACTATATAAGCCAGGAACTGCACGATAACATTGGCCAGGTACTTTCATTTGTGAAACTAAATTTAGGTACCACCACTATGTTAACCGAAGAAAAAAAGCAGCGTAAGATTGACGAAAGCCGCGACCTGCTGGCCCAGGCCATATCCGATTTGCGCGACCTTTCAAAAAGCCTCAGTTTCCAACAGATAAAACAGTTTGGCCTGGTGCGGGCTATGCTAATTGAGATAGAGCGGGTAAACAAAAGCGGCCTGATAAAAATAACCATGGAAGTTACCGGCGATGCCTTCAGTTTAGGCGAACAACGTGAACTGGTATTATTCCGTATTTTTCAGGAAGCATTAAACAATGCGTTAAAATATTCGCATGCTATAAACCTGGTTATCCAGTTAAACTTTTCTGCCCACCTTTTTGCATTGCGCATTGCCGACGATGGTATTGGCTTTTCGCCCGATATGAGCGGCGATAAAAATGGATCGGGCTTAAAAAATATGGAAAGCAGGGCCGCACTTATCGGGGCCCGGGCAACGCTGGAAAGTTCGCCCGGTCAAGGCTGCATAATTAATATAACACTTGATCCTTTTAAACAATTAAACATCGATGGAACCCATTCAAATAGCACTGTGTGA
- a CDS encoding Nif3-like dinuclear metal center hexameric protein, translating to MKLSELTNYLESLAPLAYQEDYDNSGLIVGNPDKDIQQALISLDCTEAVVDEAIANHCQVIVSHHPIVFKGLKKFNGKTYVERVVEKAIKNNIAIYAIHTNLDHIKAGVNARICETLGLTNCHILSPKHGLLKKLVTFVPHAQAEQVRNALFKAGAGHIGNYSDCSFNAPGEGTFKGNEHTDPYVGIPGQRHTEPETRIETVYPANLESKILMALILAHPYEEVAYDLYPITNQHQEVGAGMIGEVEHPMDERTFLAHVKLQMGASVIRHTAFTGRQVKKVAVCGGAGGFLLKHAIAAGADVFITADYKYHEFFDAEGKLVIADVGHFESEQFTQDLLCEIIQKKFTNFAVRLTEINTNPVKYYI from the coding sequence ATGAAACTTTCAGAATTAACCAACTACCTGGAAAGCCTGGCCCCGCTGGCCTACCAGGAGGATTATGATAACTCAGGCCTTATTGTCGGTAATCCCGACAAGGATATCCAGCAGGCATTAATATCGCTGGATTGCACCGAGGCCGTAGTTGACGAAGCTATTGCCAACCATTGCCAGGTCATCGTATCGCACCACCCCATTGTGTTTAAAGGACTGAAAAAATTTAACGGCAAAACCTATGTGGAACGTGTGGTAGAAAAAGCCATTAAAAATAATATCGCCATTTATGCCATCCATACCAATCTCGATCATATTAAAGCGGGCGTAAATGCCCGTATCTGCGAAACACTGGGATTAACCAATTGCCATATCCTGTCACCAAAACACGGGCTGCTGAAAAAGCTGGTTACCTTTGTGCCCCATGCCCAGGCCGAACAGGTGCGCAATGCCCTGTTTAAAGCAGGTGCAGGCCATATTGGTAATTACAGCGATTGCAGCTTTAATGCCCCCGGGGAAGGAACCTTTAAGGGCAATGAGCATACCGACCCATATGTAGGGATACCCGGCCAGCGCCATACCGAACCCGAAACCCGGATCGAAACCGTTTACCCCGCCAATTTGGAGAGTAAAATATTAATGGCGCTAATATTGGCCCACCCGTACGAAGAAGTAGCTTATGATCTTTACCCTATTACTAACCAGCACCAGGAAGTAGGTGCAGGGATGATAGGCGAAGTAGAACATCCTATGGATGAGCGCACGTTTTTAGCGCACGTGAAACTGCAAATGGGCGCCAGTGTGATCAGGCATACGGCGTTCACCGGTAGGCAGGTTAAAAAGGTGGCTGTTTGCGGCGGCGCGGGTGGCTTTTTGTTGAAGCATGCCATAGCCGCAGGGGCCGATGTTTTTATTACGGCCGATTACAAATATCACGAGTTTTTTGATGCCGAAGGAAAGCTGGTGATAGCCGATGTGGGACACTTTGAAAGTGAACAATTTACGCAAGATTTATTGTGTGAAATAATTCAAAAAAAATTCACTAACTTTGCCGTCCGTTTAACAGAAATAAATACAAACCCCGTCAAATACTATATTTAA
- a CDS encoding MlaD family protein, protein MKTTAGQKVKIGGFIVVGLVVLLLGIFLIGNQKSMFSSTFNVHGMFKNVNGLQVGNNVRFAGINIGVVDGIDIVNDTTVKVTLTINDDVKKFIKKDARMSIGSDGLMGDKLVVIGPGTSNVGVKNGDELAAVNPLDMDKVINKLTKIADNAAVITEGLGGIVNKVNNGQGSLGRLLNSDKMARSLESTVSQAKTTMANVHNTSATLNEDLKAAQHNFLLKGFFNKKKKAEKARQDSIKKAQENQQKQQDKGNKPQ, encoded by the coding sequence ATGAAAACCACAGCCGGACAAAAAGTAAAAATAGGCGGATTTATAGTAGTAGGACTGGTAGTACTTTTACTGGGCATATTTTTAATTGGCAACCAAAAAAGCATGTTCAGTTCTACCTTTAATGTGCATGGGATGTTTAAAAATGTAAACGGTTTGCAGGTTGGCAATAACGTGCGGTTTGCGGGGATAAACATTGGTGTTGTTGATGGTATTGACATTGTTAATGATACCACGGTAAAGGTTACATTAACCATAAACGACGACGTTAAAAAGTTTATAAAAAAAGATGCCAGGATGAGCATTGGCAGTGATGGCCTGATGGGTGATAAACTGGTGGTGATAGGCCCGGGTACAAGCAATGTCGGCGTAAAAAATGGCGATGAATTAGCCGCAGTTAACCCGCTGGATATGGATAAGGTAATAAACAAGCTTACCAAAATTGCCGATAATGCCGCCGTAATAACGGAAGGACTGGGAGGTATAGTAAATAAAGTGAACAATGGCCAAGGCAGCTTAGGCCGGTTATTAAATAGCGATAAGATGGCGAGAAGCCTTGAAAGCACTGTAAGTCAGGCAAAAACCACTATGGCCAATGTGCATAACACCTCTGCTACACTTAACGAAGACCTGAAGGCCGCCCAACACAACTTCCTTTTAAAAGGGTTTTTTAATAAAAAGAAGAAGGCAGAAAAAGCACGCCAGGATTCGATAAAAAAAGCACAGGAGAACCAGCAAAAGCAACAGGATAAAGGGAATAAACCGCAATAA
- a CDS encoding response regulator: MEPIQIALCDDHRLFRSGIASLISEFKGYEILFEAGDGEELTRKLTPKVMPRIILLDINMPVMDGMQTAHWLRTNYPNIDIIILSMFGDAEKVLEMVKMGVKGYLLKDAEPHEFEQALQKVSQGEVYYPEFVTRHIINSFNQQPELIKLNSRELEFLKLAATELTYKEIADEMCISARTVDGYRDQLFEKLQIKSRVGLVLYAIKNKLISL, from the coding sequence ATGGAACCCATTCAAATAGCACTGTGTGATGATCACCGCCTTTTTCGTAGCGGTATAGCATCGCTGATAAGCGAATTCAAGGGATATGAAATTTTATTTGAGGCCGGCGACGGCGAAGAACTAACACGTAAACTTACCCCAAAAGTAATGCCCCGAATTATTTTACTGGATATTAATATGCCGGTAATGGATGGCATGCAAACCGCACATTGGCTGCGTACCAATTATCCCAATATCGATATTATTATCTTATCCATGTTTGGCGATGCCGAAAAAGTGCTGGAAATGGTAAAGATGGGCGTGAAAGGTTACCTGCTTAAAGATGCCGAGCCGCACGAGTTTGAACAAGCATTGCAAAAGGTATCGCAGGGCGAGGTTTATTATCCTGAATTTGTAACCCGGCATATCATCAACAGCTTTAACCAGCAGCCCGAACTGATTAAGCTAAACAGCCGCGAACTGGAGTTTTTGAAATTGGCCGCTACCGAATTAACCTATAAGGAAATTGCGGATGAAATGTGCATCAGCGCCCGTACGGTTGATGGTTACCGCGATCAGCTTTTTGAAAAACTACAAATAAAAAGCCGGGTTGGCCTGGTATTATATGCCATAAAAAATAAACTGATAAGTTTGTAG
- a CDS encoding zinc ribbon domain-containing protein, protein MEQTVEQKLKALYELQTIHSQIDKIRQIRGELPMEVADLEDDVAGLETRIQKIKFELDDLEDEIVTRKNVIKEAQANIKKYEAQLNEVKNNREYEAISKEIEIQGLDIQVSEKKIREFGFEITTKNQVYEKALADLEDRKKDLEIKKDELGTITSETQKEEEELLSQVEKAKANIEDRLLFAYDRLRTNAKNGLAVVTIRRDSCSGCFNQIPPQRQSDIRQRKKIIVCEHCGRILVDEQMAMEVEEA, encoded by the coding sequence ATGGAACAAACCGTAGAACAAAAGCTTAAAGCTTTATACGAACTACAAACCATCCACTCACAAATCGACAAAATTCGCCAGATTCGTGGCGAACTTCCAATGGAAGTTGCCGACCTTGAAGATGATGTAGCAGGATTGGAAACCCGTATTCAGAAAATTAAATTTGAGCTGGATGACCTGGAAGATGAGATCGTGACACGTAAAAACGTGATCAAAGAAGCTCAGGCCAACATTAAAAAGTACGAAGCCCAACTTAACGAGGTTAAAAACAACCGCGAGTACGAAGCTATCTCTAAAGAAATAGAGATACAGGGCTTAGATATACAGGTGAGCGAGAAAAAGATCCGTGAGTTTGGTTTTGAGATCACTACCAAAAACCAGGTTTACGAAAAAGCATTAGCTGATTTGGAAGACCGCAAAAAAGACCTTGAGATTAAAAAAGACGAGTTAGGCACTATTACTTCTGAAACCCAAAAAGAAGAAGAAGAATTGCTTTCACAGGTTGAAAAAGCCAAAGCAAATATTGAAGACCGTTTATTATTTGCTTACGACCGTTTGCGTACCAACGCTAAAAACGGCTTAGCTGTAGTAACCATCCGTCGCGATTCATGCTCGGGCTGCTTTAACCAAATCCCGCCACAACGCCAGTCGGATATCCGTCAACGCAAAAAAATCATCGTTTGCGAACACTGCGGCCGTATCCTGGTTGATGAGCAAATGGCTATGGAGGTTGAGGAAGCGTAG